The Pyrodictium delaneyi genome contains a region encoding:
- a CDS encoding CehA/McbA family metallohydrolase, with amino-acid sequence MPFQKLRGDLHIHSTFSDGRNSPEEILLKALEKELDVISITDHDTFSGSIRALKAVKSMQLDIVVIIGAEIRTTAGDILVYCSDVPLEVVPRDPLELADTAHEHGCIVAPAHPFDTRRKGIGRLVYDGKWDAIEVYNAYSDPLSNRRAEQVARELGVPGLANSDAHVADAIGAAYNIIEVSSRDDEAVLKAIKDGRVTPIHGRPSFSAVASTLAWSIERRIRRRKGPSRLDYIEEEGYGEPEF; translated from the coding sequence ATGCCGTTTCAGAAGCTGCGAGGAGACCTACATATACATAGTACTTTTAGCGATGGACGTAATAGTCCTGAAGAGATACTGTTAAAGGCGCTTGAGAAAGAACTAGATGTGATATCTATTACAGATCACGATACCTTTTCGGGTTCAATTAGGGCTCTAAAAGCTGTCAAAAGCATGCAGCTCGATATAGTGGTTATTATCGGTGCTGAGATACGTACAACTGCGGGGGATATACTAGTATATTGCAGTGATGTACCTCTTGAGGTGGTTCCACGCGATCCCTTAGAACTGGCGGATACAGCTCACGAGCACGGCTGTATAGTTGCTCCAGCGCACCCGTTCGATACGAGGAGGAAGGGTATAGGCAGGCTAGTATACGATGGAAAGTGGGACGCAATAGAGGTTTACAATGCCTATAGTGACCCTTTATCTAACCGTCGGGCTGAGCAAGTAGCACGTGAACTAGGAGTCCCAGGCCTAGCTAATAGTGACGCGCATGTGGCAGACGCTATTGGCGCTGCTTACAACATCATAGAGGTCAGTAGTAGAGATGATGAAGCTGTGCTCAAGGCGATAAAGGATGGAAGAGTAACGCCGATCCACGGAAGACCAAGCTTCTCTGCCGTAGCATCAACGCTAGCATGGAGCATTGAACGTAGGATAAGGAGGAGAAAGGGACCTAGCAGGCTAGACTACATAGAAGAAGAGGGCTATGGCGAGCCGGAGTTTTAG
- the cas4 gene encoding CRISPR-associated protein Cas4 — protein MSIVNELYRIKQRDFSEKLRELTDPRIIYVTDLVSCSHKRSMRLSFPLLSFKFEPPLVLGDLVHAGLGSLLAENGWEAEVQIEKSYIIDGKEYILKGRADLVRRGKNGKPEIVVEIKTSRDLPENNPREHHVMQLRIYMQLLGANRGYLLYVTPERLVEFEIEPAEMDIEGLIRETIYDLQTPRYEWECRYCSFRKICPYARTNKRTP, from the coding sequence ATGAGTATTGTTAACGAGTTATACCGGATTAAGCAACGTGACTTCAGCGAAAAACTAAGGGAGCTAACAGATCCCCGGATAATCTATGTCACCGACTTGGTTTCGTGTAGCCATAAGCGTAGTATGAGACTCTCATTCCCCCTCCTAAGCTTCAAGTTCGAGCCACCGCTAGTACTCGGCGATCTTGTACATGCGGGTCTAGGTTCCCTGCTTGCAGAAAACGGGTGGGAGGCAGAGGTACAGATAGAGAAGAGCTACATTATCGATGGGAAGGAGTACATACTTAAAGGGCGTGCAGACCTAGTAAGGCGTGGTAAAAATGGTAAGCCGGAGATAGTAGTCGAGATAAAGACTAGCCGCGATCTCCCAGAAAATAATCCGCGTGAGCATCACGTAATGCAGCTGCGAATCTACATGCAGCTGCTCGGTGCTAACCGTGGATATCTTCTATATGTGACGCCTGAGAGACTTGTAGAATTCGAGATAGAGCCGGCAGAGATGGATATAGAGGGGTTGATCAGGGAGACGATATACGATCTTCAGACGCCGCGCTACGAGTGGGAGTGTCGGTACTGCAGCTTTAGGAAGATATGCCCCTATGCAAGAACAAACAAACGAACACCATAG
- a CDS encoding universal stress protein: protein MTAAMDMKFEPTYRISFLFRRILVPVDGSESSLRALDIALDFAQRYGSRVTVLHVHAPGEDPKPIENAIRKRIEGRGLNVTIKTREYKPHASSIASEILSEVVEGGYDLIVLGARGSTANEDLMIGSVALSIVVNSATSVMVVR from the coding sequence ATGACAGCTGCTATGGATATGAAGTTCGAGCCAACATATAGGATTAGTTTCCTCTTCCGACGAATACTAGTCCCCGTCGATGGCTCCGAATCCAGTCTCCGAGCACTAGACATAGCGCTAGACTTTGCCCAGCGTTACGGTTCGAGAGTCACAGTGCTTCACGTTCACGCTCCAGGCGAGGACCCAAAACCGATTGAGAATGCAATACGCAAACGCATAGAAGGAAGAGGCCTAAATGTCACAATTAAGACACGCGAGTACAAGCCTCATGCCAGCAGCATTGCTAGCGAGATCTTATCTGAGGTAGTAGAGGGTGGCTACGATCTCATTGTACTGGGTGCGCGAGGAAGTACAGCCAACGAAGACCTAATGATAGGAAGCGTTGCGCTATCCATAGTAGTAAACTCTGCCACATCAGTTATGGTAGTAAGGTAG
- a CDS encoding DNA double-strand break repair nuclease NurA: MVDVIEFNDVWDAVDKIADRLPFVSGKLRSLVEERVGIKKLEIQASSPDPVYAVDSAFPSSPLDLVGMSMSIIAVAVVMYSHGKTNVKRSRKMLVEFLGELDQDYVAALARIEERRHALSVVDNAEMLVIDGEILPRRGSSDLWPSVEQLSIMLVKEAIRRGIPLVGVLKRSYSRHIANIINVSLSDKAIASLVLRRGEYIEVKHNQGQLAKLGCKIVFYKPLRGLAEAVKLEICSRAVPVEDVVAVLAREAGPTGLPWLIDLVDSIVKKEVVHINAVHGLLLARLARARRHSLVYHANPQEKSRTRLL; encoded by the coding sequence GTGGTCGATGTAATCGAGTTTAACGACGTATGGGATGCTGTGGACAAGATTGCTGACAGACTACCCTTCGTAAGCGGGAAGCTTAGAAGCCTTGTTGAGGAGCGCGTAGGGATAAAGAAGCTTGAGATACAAGCAAGCTCTCCTGACCCGGTATACGCGGTGGATTCTGCTTTTCCTAGCTCACCGTTAGACCTTGTGGGTATGTCAATGAGTATTATAGCAGTAGCGGTAGTCATGTATTCTCACGGCAAGACTAATGTTAAACGCTCTAGGAAAATGCTGGTAGAATTCCTTGGAGAATTAGACCAGGACTATGTGGCAGCGTTGGCAAGAATAGAAGAGCGTAGGCATGCATTAAGTGTGGTCGACAATGCTGAGATGCTAGTGATTGACGGAGAGATACTGCCGCGACGTGGCAGCTCAGATCTCTGGCCTAGTGTAGAGCAGCTTAGCATTATGCTGGTAAAGGAGGCTATACGCAGAGGTATACCCTTGGTTGGTGTACTTAAGCGGAGTTACTCCAGGCACATAGCCAACATCATTAATGTGTCACTGAGCGACAAAGCTATTGCATCACTCGTGCTTCGGCGTGGAGAATACATTGAGGTAAAACATAATCAAGGGCAACTGGCCAAGCTAGGCTGTAAGATAGTCTTCTACAAGCCTCTACGCGGGCTAGCCGAGGCAGTAAAACTAGAGATCTGCAGCAGAGCGGTGCCAGTCGAAGATGTAGTCGCTGTCCTAGCTAGAGAAGCCGGCCCAACTGGACTCCCATGGCTAATAGACCTAGTTGACTCCATAGTGAAGAAAGAGGTTGTTCACATAAATGCTGTGCATGGTCTGCTTCTTGCCAGGCTAGCCCGTGCCAGGAGGCATAGCCTCGTATACCATGCTAACCCTCAGGAGAAGAGTCGTACCAGGCTTCTATGA
- a CDS encoding phosphoglycerate kinase — translation MPCSLRNKHVIPTIDDLDKYFGIKGSKILLRIDINSPIDPKTGDILDDSRIRAHSATVRELVERGAAVVVMSHQGRPGDSDFVSLDKHARLLEKHTGLQVRFIDDVIGPAAREAIKSLQPGDILLLDNTRLVSEEIIEATPEKHAESIFVTRLAPLFNYYVNDAFATAHRSQPSIVGFPVKLPSAAGRVMEKELTALSKLYNPEERPRVFVLGGGKVHDTIRILEHLHNNGAVDRILATGLVAELFMVAKGINIGEANLRVLEAKGLLSLLPRARRLLLRGLPLETPVDFRTLVDDHVEVETIGNIKGVIKDIGPQTVKMYTEIMKEARLIVMRGPAGVIEDPRFREGSRELVRAAVESNAYVIVGGGHLNSIIAELGLAGRPNLHVSTGGGALLLFLAGEDLPGLTALAKSAEKFFPQLIG, via the coding sequence TTGCCGTGCAGCTTACGCAATAAACACGTCATACCAACAATTGATGATCTTGACAAATATTTTGGCATTAAGGGCTCTAAGATACTACTTAGAATAGACATCAACAGCCCTATAGACCCTAAGACTGGAGATATCCTCGATGATAGCCGCATAAGAGCACACTCGGCAACTGTGCGCGAACTCGTAGAGAGAGGTGCTGCTGTAGTAGTCATGTCGCATCAGGGGAGACCCGGTGACAGCGATTTCGTAAGCTTGGACAAGCATGCAAGACTCCTAGAGAAGCACACCGGCCTACAAGTCCGCTTCATCGACGACGTAATAGGCCCTGCCGCCCGCGAGGCTATCAAGAGCCTTCAGCCGGGAGACATACTCTTGCTAGACAATACACGACTGGTCTCTGAGGAGATAATAGAGGCCACGCCAGAAAAACACGCTGAAAGCATATTCGTCACAAGGCTAGCACCACTCTTCAACTACTACGTGAACGACGCGTTCGCAACTGCACATAGAAGTCAACCCAGCATCGTCGGGTTCCCTGTTAAGCTACCTTCAGCAGCTGGCCGAGTAATGGAAAAGGAGCTGACAGCTCTTTCGAAGCTCTACAACCCCGAAGAAAGACCACGAGTATTCGTACTAGGAGGCGGAAAAGTACACGATACTATCCGTATACTTGAGCATCTCCACAACAACGGCGCTGTTGATAGGATACTAGCCACTGGCCTTGTAGCAGAGCTATTCATGGTAGCCAAAGGGATCAATATAGGCGAAGCTAACCTTCGCGTACTAGAAGCCAAGGGCTTACTATCTCTACTACCGCGCGCTAGACGTCTTCTGCTACGAGGCCTCCCCCTTGAGACACCCGTGGACTTCAGGACGCTCGTCGACGACCACGTAGAAGTTGAGACCATAGGGAACATAAAGGGCGTAATCAAGGATATTGGTCCACAGACAGTTAAGATGTACACCGAAATCATGAAAGAAGCTAGACTCATCGTTATGAGAGGACCCGCGGGCGTGATAGAGGATCCACGGTTCCGCGAAGGCAGCAGAGAGCTAGTCCGCGCCGCTGTAGAAAGTAACGCTTACGTGATAGTTGGCGGAGGCCACTTGAATAGCATTATAGCCGAGCTAGGGCTAGCTGGACGCCCCAACCTACATGTGAGTACTGGTGGTGGAGCACTCCTACTGTTCCTAGCTGGAGAAGATCTGCCAGGATTAACAGCACTAGCGAAATCCGCCGAGAAGTTCTTCCCACAATTGATAGGCTAG
- a CDS encoding tryptophan--tRNA ligase, whose translation MEGEKSYKLDPWASAVKLEYDKLFRYFGIKPFQELLPRVSQVFGEPLHLMKRGVIFGHRDYETILDAYKSGERIALVTGFMPSGKFHFGHKMVADQIIYYQKLGFEVFIVIADAEAYAVRKLDRKKVIEIGLYEYVANLIALGLEKNKHTHIYFQTNYEKPYYRLIQMFSRKITMAEMEAIYGDLEPGKVVAALTQAADILHPQLEYFGGFKYVLVPVGADQDPHIRFTRDIADRFENELGLRRPASTYHRFQTGLDGNKMSSSRPDYTIFLTDPVDVAVRKLKRALTGGRATVEEQRRLGGIPEKCTIYEFYVYHLLRDDRELVRIYNECKQGSLLCGPDKQYAAELLAKFLEEHQKRLEKARDRVLEYVEPPEF comes from the coding sequence GTGGAGGGAGAGAAGTCTTACAAGCTAGACCCGTGGGCTTCGGCAGTCAAGCTAGAGTATGACAAATTGTTCCGCTACTTCGGTATAAAGCCGTTCCAGGAGCTTCTACCACGTGTAAGCCAGGTATTCGGTGAGCCCCTACATCTTATGAAGCGTGGCGTTATCTTTGGACACAGAGACTACGAAACCATCCTCGACGCGTATAAGTCTGGAGAGCGTATAGCGCTCGTAACGGGCTTTATGCCAAGTGGTAAGTTCCACTTTGGCCACAAGATGGTGGCCGACCAGATAATCTACTACCAGAAGCTGGGCTTCGAGGTATTCATAGTGATAGCTGATGCGGAAGCATATGCTGTCCGGAAGCTAGACCGGAAGAAAGTAATAGAAATAGGACTGTACGAGTATGTGGCTAATCTCATAGCGCTAGGACTTGAGAAGAACAAACATACCCATATATACTTCCAGACTAACTATGAGAAGCCATACTACCGATTGATACAGATGTTCTCACGCAAGATAACAATGGCTGAAATGGAAGCTATCTATGGTGATCTAGAGCCAGGTAAAGTCGTAGCAGCACTAACACAGGCAGCCGATATACTGCATCCACAACTAGAGTACTTCGGTGGATTCAAGTACGTACTAGTACCTGTCGGAGCCGACCAAGACCCTCATATTAGGTTCACACGTGACATAGCAGACCGGTTTGAGAACGAGCTAGGGCTAAGGAGGCCAGCGTCCACCTATCACAGGTTCCAGACCGGTCTTGACGGGAACAAGATGAGTAGCTCTAGGCCAGACTATACGATATTCCTAACAGACCCGGTAGATGTTGCTGTTCGCAAGCTTAAGCGTGCATTAACTGGCGGAAGAGCTACTGTCGAGGAGCAGCGTAGGCTGGGAGGAATCCCCGAGAAGTGTACGATATACGAGTTCTATGTCTACCATCTGCTACGGGATGATAGAGAGTTAGTTAGGATTTACAACGAGTGTAAGCAGGGAAGCCTACTCTGCGGCCCCGATAAGCAGTATGCTGCCGAGCTGCTCGCAAAGTTCCTAGAAGAACACCAGAAGAGGCTCGAGAAGGCGAGGGATAGAGTACTCGAGTACGTTGAGCCTCCTGAGTTCTAA
- a CDS encoding ATP-dependent helicase yields the protein MTITRVSNCPGDEEVYNLLRPYVAKWFRQRYGSFTLPQRCAIPLIKKGYNVLVSSPTGTGKTLAVFLGIIDELFKLAEEGRLENQIYAVYVSPLRALNNDMWRNLLQPLEGIRKTAKEMGLTLPEIRVAVRTSDTPPSEKQKMTRNPPHILITTPESLAISLAAPKFRERLATTRWIIIDEIHELASSKRGSHLSLSIERLDYLVGGSLQRIGLSATIAPLEEVAKFLVGFNDNGEPRKCMIVDARFAKPVDIRVLCPVKDLIHTPAEVVNEAIYKLLAKLIREHRTTLIFTNTRSATERVVYKLKKILKEEGIADMDEIEAHHSSLSRDVRLAVEEKLKRGELKVVVSSTSLELGIDIGYIDLVVLLSSPKSVSRMLQRIGRAGHHIRQVSKGRIIVVDRDDLVECTVLAKAGMERKIDRVHIPRNPLDVLAQHIVGMAIEKKWSIEEAYRLVKRSYTFHTLSFDDFMSVLRFLAGRYGLEEHRVYAKIWLDENERVFGRRRGSRMIYYLNSGTIPDEVKIRVYTLDGRYVGDLEEAFVQILGPGDIFVLGGRTYEFVRSEGMKVYVRPAEGQRPTVPSWFSEMLPLAFDSALLVGAFRRWIAEMIRQNLPKSKVVDIIASQYNLEHHAAENIYDYVLEQFLFTGGLVPSDKLVLVELYQDTEEETTSIIFHTLFGRRVNDALSRAYAYKLSTMAGSNVRITVTDNAFMLTVPGIRNDIDLSRLVYSVKPDNIEDILRRVLRNTELLKRRFRHCAERGFMLLRRYRSRTRDPHTLQLNAQALLEAVERIPGFPLLKEAYREILEDYMDIENAKLVLEWIHSGEVSVSFFGPTNVPSPFAHHIVVRGYSDIVLMEDRKKMLLELHNRVMALLAERMKQASGDSMAAIGGE from the coding sequence TTGACAATTACACGAGTTAGCAACTGTCCAGGCGACGAGGAGGTCTACAATCTACTACGCCCCTACGTAGCTAAATGGTTCCGCCAGAGGTATGGCAGCTTTACGCTCCCACAACGCTGTGCAATACCATTGATAAAGAAAGGGTACAATGTACTTGTTTCCTCGCCAACCGGGACGGGTAAAACCCTCGCAGTATTCCTTGGGATAATAGATGAGCTGTTTAAGCTTGCCGAGGAGGGCAGGCTAGAGAACCAGATATACGCTGTCTACGTCTCTCCTCTCCGAGCCCTCAATAATGATATGTGGCGCAACCTCCTCCAACCCTTGGAAGGTATAAGAAAGACTGCAAAAGAGATGGGGCTCACACTCCCTGAGATAAGGGTAGCAGTCCGTACAAGCGATACACCTCCCTCAGAGAAGCAGAAGATGACTCGTAATCCGCCTCACATACTGATAACGACACCGGAGAGCCTTGCAATATCGTTAGCTGCACCAAAGTTCCGCGAAAGACTTGCCACGACTAGGTGGATAATAATAGATGAAATCCATGAACTGGCATCGAGCAAGCGTGGCTCTCATCTAAGCTTATCTATTGAGAGGCTCGACTACCTTGTAGGGGGTAGTCTTCAGCGTATAGGACTTTCAGCTACAATAGCGCCTCTTGAAGAAGTTGCCAAGTTTCTTGTAGGCTTTAACGATAACGGCGAACCTCGTAAATGCATGATAGTCGATGCCAGGTTCGCGAAACCCGTGGATATTAGGGTACTATGTCCAGTAAAGGATCTGATACATACACCAGCAGAGGTCGTCAATGAAGCTATTTACAAGCTTCTAGCCAAGCTTATCCGCGAGCATCGCACCACGTTGATATTTACCAACACTCGCAGCGCGACCGAGAGAGTTGTCTACAAGCTGAAGAAGATACTTAAGGAGGAAGGAATAGCTGATATGGACGAGATAGAGGCCCATCACAGCAGTCTTAGCCGCGACGTGAGGCTCGCGGTCGAGGAGAAGCTGAAACGTGGTGAGCTGAAAGTCGTCGTATCTTCTACTAGCCTCGAGCTCGGCATAGATATAGGTTATATTGACCTAGTAGTCTTGCTTAGCAGTCCTAAGAGCGTCTCACGTATGCTGCAGAGGATAGGTAGAGCAGGGCATCATATTCGCCAGGTGAGTAAGGGCCGTATAATAGTAGTTGATAGAGACGACCTTGTAGAGTGTACTGTCCTTGCAAAAGCTGGGATGGAGAGGAAGATTGACCGCGTTCACATTCCACGCAATCCTCTTGATGTACTAGCCCAACATATAGTCGGTATGGCTATAGAGAAGAAGTGGAGCATAGAGGAGGCTTATAGGCTTGTAAAGCGGAGTTATACATTCCACACATTGTCCTTCGACGACTTTATGTCGGTACTCCGGTTCCTAGCAGGCAGGTATGGGCTCGAGGAGCACCGAGTCTACGCGAAGATCTGGCTTGATGAAAACGAGAGAGTCTTCGGTAGGCGTCGCGGTTCACGTATGATATACTATCTAAATAGCGGCACTATACCTGATGAGGTCAAGATACGTGTATACACACTCGACGGTAGATACGTGGGCGACCTCGAGGAGGCCTTTGTACAGATACTAGGACCCGGTGACATATTCGTCCTGGGCGGTAGAACCTATGAGTTTGTACGTTCAGAGGGCATGAAGGTTTATGTAAGGCCTGCCGAGGGTCAGAGACCGACTGTGCCTAGCTGGTTCTCTGAGATGCTACCTTTAGCATTTGACTCAGCATTGCTAGTCGGAGCGTTCCGCAGATGGATAGCAGAAATGATACGTCAAAACCTACCAAAGAGCAAAGTAGTAGATATAATTGCCTCACAGTATAATCTCGAACACCACGCTGCAGAGAACATCTACGACTACGTGCTTGAGCAGTTCCTTTTCACTGGAGGCCTCGTGCCCAGCGATAAGCTGGTACTCGTAGAACTGTACCAGGACACCGAGGAGGAGACCACGTCAATCATATTCCACACGTTGTTTGGCAGGAGAGTGAATGATGCACTCTCGAGAGCCTATGCGTACAAGTTATCAACCATGGCTGGCTCTAATGTAAGGATAACTGTGACCGATAACGCATTCATGCTCACTGTGCCAGGCATACGCAATGATATAGACCTAAGCCGGCTCGTTTATAGCGTGAAGCCAGACAATATTGAGGACATTCTGAGGAGAGTTCTCCGAAATACTGAGCTGCTAAAGAGGCGGTTTAGGCATTGCGCCGAGCGAGGCTTCATGCTTCTACGCCGTTACCGTAGCCGAACCCGTGATCCGCACACTCTCCAGTTAAATGCCCAGGCACTGCTCGAGGCTGTGGAGCGTATACCAGGCTTCCCACTGCTAAAGGAAGCCTATCGAGAGATACTAGAGGATTACATGGACATAGAGAATGCTAAGCTTGTGCTAGAGTGGATACATTCCGGAGAGGTTAGTGTTAGCTTCTTTGGCCCTACTAACGTGCCAAGCCCATTTGCACATCATATAGTGGTACGCGGCTACAGCGACATAGTATTGATGGAGGACCGTAAGAAGATGCTGCTAGAGCTACACAATAGAGTCATGGCACTTCTTGCAGAGCGTATGAAGCAGGCTAGCGGAGATAGTATGGCTGCCATCGGTGGAGAGTAA
- a CDS encoding ribbon-helix-helix domain-containing protein, translating to MPQTVIVTFKAPAELVERLDELVRTGVFRNRSEALRHALVILINRYRGEAFASEVLGGGNKDALQAT from the coding sequence TTGCCTCAAACAGTCATAGTGACGTTTAAGGCGCCAGCGGAACTAGTGGAGAGGTTAGATGAACTCGTCCGTACCGGCGTGTTTAGGAACCGTAGTGAGGCACTACGCCACGCTCTAGTGATACTGATTAACCGTTACCGGGGTGAGGCTTTTGCCAGCGAAGTTCTCGGAGGAGGAAATAAAGACGCTCTACAAGCTACGTGA
- a CDS encoding type II glyceraldehyde-3-phosphate dehydrogenase, which produces MARIRVAVNGFGTIGKRVAEAILKQPDMELVGVVKTKPDYVAKHAVSSGIPLYTLSDRLDAFREKNIPVEGSLEDLLEKVDVVVDATPGGVGKEYKPLYERFGVKAIFQGGEKPEVAEVSFNTLCNYEEALGKRSVRVVSCNTTGLLRSICSLSRIAKIKKVRATMVRRASDPKEVKRGPVNAIVPNPVKLPSHHALDVKTVLPTLDIVTTAVVVPTTLMHVHIVFAELEDQVSREDIVATFEQTPRILLADASLGLTSTADLVEYARDLGRKRYDIPELVIWLDSIAVLGREVMWMQAVHQESIVVPENIDAIRAVMEAAKSAEETIRITDETLGIMHGRIP; this is translated from the coding sequence ATGGCACGCATTCGTGTAGCAGTTAATGGGTTTGGCACTATAGGCAAACGTGTAGCCGAAGCCATACTTAAGCAGCCTGATATGGAGCTAGTCGGTGTTGTAAAGACTAAGCCAGACTACGTGGCAAAGCACGCTGTGTCAAGTGGAATACCACTCTATACCCTTAGCGATCGGCTGGATGCTTTCCGTGAGAAGAACATCCCCGTAGAAGGTTCACTTGAGGATCTTCTAGAGAAAGTGGATGTTGTCGTTGATGCTACGCCAGGCGGCGTAGGCAAGGAGTATAAACCTCTCTACGAACGCTTTGGCGTAAAGGCGATATTTCAGGGCGGCGAAAAGCCCGAAGTAGCAGAGGTGTCGTTCAATACGCTTTGCAACTACGAGGAGGCTCTCGGCAAGAGGAGTGTACGTGTAGTTTCATGCAACACGACGGGCCTCCTAAGGAGTATATGCAGCTTGTCAAGGATTGCTAAGATAAAGAAGGTTCGCGCCACTATGGTGCGGAGAGCTTCTGACCCAAAGGAGGTGAAGCGTGGCCCCGTAAACGCTATTGTACCCAACCCTGTTAAGCTTCCCAGCCACCATGCATTAGATGTTAAGACTGTACTCCCCACACTTGATATAGTGACCACCGCCGTAGTGGTACCTACAACATTAATGCACGTGCACATAGTATTTGCTGAGCTAGAGGATCAAGTAAGTAGGGAGGACATAGTTGCGACGTTCGAGCAAACACCAAGAATATTGCTCGCCGATGCTAGCCTTGGATTAACAAGTACCGCTGACCTCGTCGAGTATGCACGTGATCTTGGAAGGAAACGTTATGATATACCAGAACTCGTGATATGGCTAGATAGTATTGCTGTACTAGGCAGAGAAGTTATGTGGATGCAAGCAGTGCACCAAGAATCCATAGTCGTGCCAGAGAACATTGACGCAATAAGAGCTGTCATGGAGGCTGCAAAATCCGCAGAGGAGACTATACGTATAACAGACGAAACTCTTGGCATAATGCATGGACGTATACCCTGA
- a CDS encoding PolB1-binding protein PBP2 family protein: MPAKFSEEEIKTLYKLRELIVRFSSDEIKVFSYVWDNISVGEIIFERDLNQIYGVRKPILVAVSLREKGVIERGEGCYNLARWLRPLRKKIGNFQDLRLILDRLP; encoded by the coding sequence TTGCCAGCGAAGTTCTCGGAGGAGGAAATAAAGACGCTCTACAAGCTACGTGAGCTAATAGTGAGGTTTAGCTCGGACGAAATAAAAGTATTCAGCTATGTATGGGACAATATATCCGTGGGCGAGATAATATTTGAACGTGACCTAAACCAGATATATGGGGTCCGGAAACCCATCCTAGTAGCAGTATCGCTTAGAGAGAAGGGGGTAATCGAGCGTGGTGAGGGCTGCTATAACCTAGCACGGTGGCTCCGTCCACTGAGAAAGAAGATAGGCAATTTCCAGGACCTCCGCCTTATACTAGACCGGCTACCCTAA
- a CDS encoding TATA-box-binding protein — protein sequence MRSSATQQRQGEVPQEPKPTANIENIVATVSLDQTLDLRMIERSILTVEYNPEQFPGLVYRLDSPKVTALIFKSGKMVVTGAKSTQDLIEAVKKIVRSLKKHGIQIYGRPKVQIQNIVASANLNVCVDLERAALTLENSMYEPEQFPGLIHRMDEPRVVLLIFSSGKMVITGAKREEEVYEAVNRIYEKLKKLRAIRPC from the coding sequence GTGAGGTCTTCTGCCACTCAGCAGAGACAGGGTGAGGTACCCCAGGAGCCTAAGCCTACAGCAAATATCGAGAACATAGTCGCTACCGTGTCTCTTGACCAAACGCTCGATCTAAGAATGATAGAGAGAAGTATACTCACTGTAGAGTATAACCCAGAGCAGTTTCCCGGCCTTGTCTACCGCCTAGACTCGCCGAAGGTGACGGCACTCATATTCAAGTCTGGGAAGATGGTTGTCACGGGGGCTAAGAGCACCCAAGACCTCATAGAAGCCGTAAAGAAGATAGTACGCAGCCTCAAGAAGCATGGTATACAGATATACGGCAGGCCTAAGGTTCAGATACAGAACATAGTAGCATCAGCTAACCTCAACGTGTGCGTAGACCTTGAACGTGCAGCGCTCACGCTTGAAAACAGCATGTACGAGCCAGAGCAGTTTCCCGGCCTCATACACCGTATGGACGAGCCCCGCGTAGTGCTGCTAATATTCAGCTCCGGGAAGATGGTTATAACCGGTGCTAAACGCGAGGAAGAGGTCTACGAAGCAGTCAACAGAATATATGAAAAGCTGAAGAAGCTAAGAGCCATCCGTCCCTGTTAG